A window of the Brassica oleracea var. oleracea cultivar TO1000 chromosome C1, BOL, whole genome shotgun sequence genome harbors these coding sequences:
- the LOC106324405 gene encoding U-box domain-containing protein 8, with translation MAFELPNDFRCPISLEIMSDPVIIQSGHTFDRVSIQRWIDSGNRTCPITKLPLSENPSLIPNHALRSLISNFAHVSPKQEDHSHSQSQSHSSISTLVSRSSSRESRLESLTRLVRLTKRDSSVRRKVTESGAVRAVLDCVDSVDRALQEKSLSLLLNLSLEDDNKVGLVADGVVRRIVAVLRVGSPDCKAVAATLLTSLAVVEVNKATIGSYPDAISALVSLLRHGNDRERKESATALYALCSFPDNRKRVVDCGSVGILVEAADSGMERAVEVLGLLVKCRGGREEMSRVSGFVEVLVNVLRNGSLKGIQYSLFILNCLCCCSREIVEEVKREGVVEICFGLEDNESEKVRRNATNLVHTLLGNPMEA, from the coding sequence ATGGCGTTCGAGCTCCCAAACGATTTCAGGTGCCCGATCTCCCTCGAGATTATGTCCGACCCGGTTATCATCCAATCGGGTCACACTTTCGACCGCGTCTCCATCCAACGGTGGATTGATTCCGGCAATCGGACATGCCCCATCACCAAGCTCCCCTTGTCGGAAAACCCTTCCCTGATTCCCAACCACGCCCTGAGGAGCTTAATCTCGAACTTCGCTCACGTCAGCCCCAAGCAAGAAGATCACTCTCACTCCCAATCCCAATCCCACTCCTCAATCTCCACTCTCGTTTCCCGATCGTCGTCTCGCGAGTCGAGGCTCGAGTCGCTGACCCGGCTCGTCCGTCTCACGAAGCGAGACTCGTCTGTACGGAGGAAAGTCACCGAGTCGGGCGCGGTTCGCGCGGTTCTGGACTGTGTTGACTCGGTCGATCGGGCTTTGCAGGAAAAGTCTCTGTCTTTGCTTCTGAATCTCAGTTTGGAAGACGATAACAAAGTGGGTTTGGTCGCCGACGGTGTGGTGAGACGGATAGTCGCGGTTTTACGGGTCGGGTCGCCCGATTGCAAAGCCGTTGCCGCTACCCTGCTAACGAGTTTAGCTGTCGTGGAAGTGAACAAAGCCACTATTGGGTCGTACCCCGATGCGATCTCTGCTCTTGTTTCTCTTCTCCGGCACGGGAATGACCGGGAGAGGAAGGAGTCGGCGACGGCTCTTTACGCTCTCTGCTCGTTTCCGGATAATAGAAAACGGGTTGTGGATTGCGGGTCGGTGGGGATACTTGTTGAGGCGGCTGATTCGGGGATGGAGAGAGCGGTGGAGGTGTTGGGGCTTTTGGTTAAGTGTAGAGGAGGGAGAGAGGAGATGAGTAGAGTGAGTGGCTTTGTTGAGGTGTTGGTTAACGTTTTGAGGAATGGGAGTTTGAAAGGGATTCAGTATTCTCTGTTCATCCTCAATTGCTTGTGTTGTTGTAGCCGAGAGATCGTTGAGGAGGTTAAGAGGGAAGGTGTGGTTGAGATATGCTTTGGTTTGGAGGATAATGAGAGTGAGAAAGTCAGGAGGAATGCTACTAACTTAGTCCATACTTTACTTGGGAATCCGATGGAAGCTTAA
- the LOC106306115 gene encoding LOW QUALITY PROTEIN: receptor-like serine/threonine-protein kinase SD1-8 (The sequence of the model RefSeq protein was modified relative to this genomic sequence to represent the inferred CDS: inserted 1 base in 1 codon), giving the protein MHLTQNMSDISNEKXKSSNLHIIFSTKRERKNKNTRMLCGDMRGVLFSVLLLFPAFSFSANTLSATESLTISSNKTISSPGNIFELGFFKPSSSSRWYLGIWYKAISKRTYVWVANRDHPLSTSTGTLKISDSNLVVVDGSDTAVWSTNLTGGGDVRSPVVAELLDNGNFVLRDSNNNDPDVVLWQSFDFPTDTLLPEMKLGWDLKTGFNWFLRSWKSPDDPSSGDYSFKLETRGFPEAFLWNKASQVYRSGPWNGIRFSGVPEMQPFDYIEFNFTTSNQEVTYSFHITKDNMYSRLSLSSTGSLQRFTWIEAIQNWNQFWYAPKDQCDDYKECGTYGYCDSNTYPVCNCMRGFEPRNPQAWGLRDGSDGCVRKTALSCNGGDGFVRLKKMKLPDTAATSVDRGIGIKECEEKCKSDCNCTAFANTDIRGGGSGCVVWTGDILDTRNYAKGGQDLYVRLAATDLEDTTNRNAKIIGSCIGVSVLLLLCFIFYRFWKRKQKRSLAIETSFVDQVRSQDLLMNEVVIPPNRRHISRENKTDDLELPLMDFEAVAIATDNFSNANKLGQGGFGIVYKGRLLDGQEIAVKRLSKMSVQGTDEFKNEVKLIARLQHINLVRLLGCCVDEGEKMLIYEYLENLSLDSHLFDKTRSCKLNWQKRFDITNGIARGLLYLHQDSRFRIIHRDLKASNVLLDKDMTPKISDFGMARIFGRDETEANTRKVVGTYGYMSPEYAMDGIFSTKSDVFSFGVLLLEIISGKRNKGFYNSDHDLNLLGCVWRNWKKGKGLDIVDPIILDSSPSTYRPLEILRCIKIGLLCVQERANDRPTMSSVVMMLGSETAAIPQPEQPGYCVGRSPLDTDSSSSNQRHDESWSVNQMTVSVIDPR; this is encoded by the exons ATGCATTTAACACAAAACATGTCCGATATCTCCAATGAAA TCAAATCCTCAAATTTACATATAATTTTCTCAACAAAGAGAGAGAGAAAAAACAAGAACACAAGAATGTTGTGTGGAGACATGAGAGGTGTACTCTTCTCCGTCTTACTTCTGTTCCCTGCGTTCTCTTTCTCTGCCAACACTTTGTCGGCCACAGAATCTCTAACCATCTCAAGCAACAAGACCATTTCGTCTCCTGGTAATATCTTCGAGCTTGGTTTCTTCAAACCCTCTTCGTCTTCTCGTTGGTATCTCGGGATATGGTACAAGGCAATCTCCAAGAGAACCTACGTATGGGTTGCAAACAGAGACCATCCTCTCTCCACTTCGACCGGAACTCTCAAAATCTCCGACAGTAACCTCGTGGTCGTCGATGGATCAGATACAGCTGTTTGGTCGACAAATCTTACCGGAGGAGGAGATGTGAGATCTCCGGTGGTGGCAGAGCTTCTTGATAACGGTAACTTCGTGCTCAGAGACTCTAACAACAACGATCCAGATGTAGTTTTGTGGCAGAGTTTCGATTTTCCGACAGATACTTTACTTCCGGAGATGAAACTCGGTTGGGATCTCAAAACCGGGTTTAACTGGTTCTTGAGATCGTGGAAAAGTCCTGATGATCCATCAAGCGGCGATTACTCGTTCAAACTCGAGACAAGAGGGTTTCCGGAGGCTTTCTTGTGGAACAAAGCGTCGCAAGTGTACCGGAGCGGTCCGTGGAATGGAATCCGGTTTAGTGGTGTACCGGAAATGCAACCGTTCGATTACATAGAGTTCAACTTTACAACGAGTAATCAAGAAGTGACTTACTCATTCCATATCACCAAAGACAACATGTACTCCAGATTAAGTTTGAGCTCCACGGGGTCACTACAACGGTTCACTTGGATTGAAGCAATACAGAACTGGAACCAGTTCTGGTACGCACCAAAAGACCAATGTGATGATTACAAAGAGTGCGGAACTTACGGTTACTGCGATTCCAACACGTATCCGGTTTGTAACTGTATGAGAGGGTTTGAGCCGAGGAATCCACAGGCGTGGGGGTTAAGAGATGGGTCTGATGGTTGCGTGAGGAAGACGGCGCTGAGTTGTAACGGTGGAGATGGGTTTGTGCGGTTAAAGAAAATGAAATTGCCGGATACTGCGGCGACTAGTGTGGACAGAGGTATAGGGATTAAAGAATGTGAAGAGAAGTGCAAAAGTGATTGTAATTGTACTGCGTTTGCTAATACGGATATCCGAGGTGGTGGATCGGGTTGTGTTGTGTGGACAGGAGATATTTTGGATACCCGGAATTATGCTAAGGGTGGTCAGGATCTTTACGTTAGGTTGGCTGCTACTGATCTCG AGGACACGACGAACCGAAATGCAAAAATCATAGGCTCATGCATTGGAGTGAGCGTTTTGCTTCTTTTATGTTTCATCTTCTACCGCTTTTGGAAAAGGAAGCAGAAGCGATCACTAGCAATTGAAACATCATTTG TTGATCAAGTGAGGAGCCAAGATTTGCTAATGAACGAAGTGGTAATACCTCCTAATAGGAGACATATATCTAGAGAAAACAAAACAGATGATCTCGAATTGCCATTAATGGACTTTGAAGCTGTTGCCATTGCAACTGACAATTTCTCTAACGCCAACAAGCTCGGTCAAGGTGGTTTCGGTATAGTTTACAAG GGTAGGTTACTTGACGGGCAAGAAATAGCTGTAAAAAGACTGTCGAAAATGTCCGTACAAGGGACTGATGAGTTCAAGAATGAGGTGAAACTCATTGCAAGGCTTCAGCACATAAACCTTGTTCGTCTTCTTGGATGTTGCGTCGATGAGGGCGAGAAGATGTTGATCTACGAGTATTTGGAGAATCTTAGTCTCGATTCTCATCTCTTTG ACAAGACTCGAAGCTGTAAGCTAAATTGGCAGAAGAGATTTGATATTACAAATGGTATTGCTAGAGGGCTTCTATATCTTCACCAAGATTCACGGTTTAGGATTATCCATAGAGACTTGAAAGCGAGCAATGTGTTGCTTGATAAAGATATGACTCCAAAGATCTCGGATTTTGGGATGGCTAGGATCTTTGGACGGGATGAGACAGAAGCTAATACGAGGAAGGTGGTCGGAACTTA CGGCTACATGTCCCCGGAATATGCGATGGATGGAATATTCTCTACAAAATCAGATGTTTTCAGCTTCGGTGTTTTGCTTCTTGAGATCATAAGTGGCAAGAGGAACAAAGGATTCTACAACTCTGACCATGACCTTAATCTTCTTGGTTGT GTGTGGAGGAACTGGAAAAAAGGGAAAGGGCTAGACATCGTAGATCCGATCATCTTAGATTCTTCACCATCAACGTACCGTCCACTTGAAATCTTGAGATGCATAAAGATTGGACTCTTATGCGTTCAAGAACGTGCAAACGACAGACCAACGATGTCTTCGGTGGTTATGATGCTAGGAAGTGAAACCGCGGCTATTCCCCAGCCTGAACAGCCAGGTTATTGCGTTGGGAGAAGTCCTCTTGACACTGATTCATCATCGAGTAACCAGCGGCATGACGAATCTTGGTCTGTGAACCAAATGACTGTATCGGTCATTGACCCTCGGTGA
- the LOC106306126 gene encoding G-type lectin S-receptor-like serine/threonine-protein kinase B120 — translation MRIFRKTLVSFPLFIFLFLYESSTAQDTIRRGGFLRDGSTHKPLVSPQKTFELGFFSPGSSPGRYLGIWYGNIEDKAVVWVANRENPISDRSGVLTISNDGNLVLLNGQNITVWSSNITSTNNDNNRVGSILDTGNFELIEVSSERVIWESFNHPTDTFLPHMRVRVNPQTGDNLAFVSWRSENDPSPGNFSLGVDPSGAPEIVLWGRNNTRRWRSGQWNSAIFTGIPNMALLTNYLYGFKLSSPPDETGSVYFTYVPSDPSVLLRFKVLHNGTEEELRWNETSKRWTKFQAAPESECDKYNRCGSFGICDMRGDNGICSCVKGYEPVSLGNWSRGCRRRTPLRCERNVSNVGEDEFLTLKSVKLPDFETPEHSLADPEDCKDRCLKNCSCTAFTFVNGIGCMIWNQDLVDLQQFEAGGSSLHVRLADSEIGESKKTKIVVIVAVLVGVLLLGIFALLLWRCKRKKDVSGTYCGHDADTSVVVVDMTKAKDTTTAFTGSVDIMIEGKAVNTSELPVFCLKVIVKATNDFSRENELGRGGFGPVYKGVLEDGQEIAVKRLSGKSGQGVDEFKNEIILIAKLQHRNLVRLLGCCFEGEEKMLVYEYMPNKSLDFFIFDEMKQELVDWKLRFAIIEGIARGLLYLHRDSRLRIIHRDLKVSNVLLDGEMNPKISDFGMARIFGGNQNEANTVRVVGTYGYMSPEYAMEGLFSVKSDVYSFGVLLLEIISGKRNTSLRASEHGSLIGYAWFLYTHGRSEELVDPKIRATCNKREALRCIHVAMLCVQDSAAERPNMAAVLLMLESDTPTLPVPRQPTFTTSTRRNSMDVNFALDSSQQYIVSSNEITSTVVLGR, via the exons ATGAGAATCTTCCGCAAAACCCTAGTTTCATTTCCTCTCTTCATCTTCTTATTCCTCTATGAATCTTCCACGGCTCAAGATACAATCAGAAGAGGCGGGTTTCTTAGAGACGGCTCTACTCACAAACCTTTAGTCTCTCCACAAAAAACATTCGAGCTCGGTTTCTTCAGTCCCGGATCCTCCCCTGGCCGTTATCTTGGAATCTGGTACGGAAACATCGAAGACAAAGCTGTCGTTTGGGTAGCAAACAGAGAAAACCCTATTTCCGACCGATCTGGAGTTCTTACAATAAGCAACGACGGCAACCTCGTGTTACTAAACGGACAAAACATAACTGTCTGGTCTTCAAACATCACATCGACCAACAACGACAACAACAGAGTCGGATCTATACTTGATACAGGGAACTTCGAGTTGATAGAAGTTAGCTCAGAGAGAGTCATCTGGGAGAGTTTCAACCACCCAACGGATACGTTCTTGCCTCACATGAGAGTTCGTGTGAACCCCCAAACCGGAGATAACCTCGCTTTCGTGTCGTGGAGATCAGAGAACGACCCTTCTCCTGGTAACTTCTCGCTGGGGGTTGATCCTTCAGGAGCACCAGAGATCGTCCTCTGGGGACGCAACAACACGAGAAGATGGAGAAGCGGGCAATGGAACTCAGCTATCTTCACGGGGATACCTAACATGGCTCTGTTAACGAACTATCTTTACGGGTTTAAGCTCTCTTCTCCACCGGATGAAACAGGTAGCGTGTACTTCACGTATGTTCCTTCGGACCCATCGGTTCTGCTTAGGTTTAAGGTTCTTCACAACGGGACCGAAGAGGAACTGAGATGGAACGAGACTTCAAAGAGATGGACTAAGTTTCAGGCTGCTCCAGAGAGTGAGTGTGATAAGTACAACCGTTGTGGGAGTTTCGGTATATGTGACATGAGAGGAGATAATGGAATCTGTAGCTGTGTTAAGGGTTATGAGCCAGTTTCTCTAGGGAACTGGAGTAGAGGTTGTAGGAGGAGAACACCGTTGAGGTGTGAGAGGAACGTTAGTAATGTTGGAGAGGATGAGTTCTTGACTTTGAAATCTGTGAAGCTGCCTGATTTTGAAACTCCTGAGCATAGCCTTGCTGATCCTGAGGATTGTAAAGATAGGTGTCTGAAGAACTGTTCTTGCACTGCTTTTACTTTTGTTAATGGTATTGGATGCATGATTTGGAACCAAGATTTAGTTGACTTGCAGCAGTTTGAAGCTGGTGGGTCTTCCCTTCATGTCCGTCTTGCTGATTCTGAGATAGGAGAGAGCAAAAAGACCAAGATTGTAGTGATTGTGGCGGTTCTTGTTGGTGTGCTTTTGTTAGGAATCTTTGCTCTGCTTCTATGGAGATGCAAGAGAAAGAAAG ATGTTTCAGGAACATACTGTGGTCATGACGCCGATACATCGGTTGTTGTTGTTGATATGACTAAGGCCAAAGACACAACTACAGCGTTTACAGGATCAGTGGACATTATGATCGAAGGAAAAGCGGTTAACACATCAGAGTTGCCTGTTTTCTGTTTGAAAGTTATAGTGAAAGCTACAAACGACTTCAGCAGAGAGAATGAGCTCGGAAGAGGTGGATTCGGACCAGTCTACAAG GGTGTTCTTGAAGATGGACAAGAGATAGCTGTGAAGAGATTGTCTGGTAAGTCCGGACAAGGAGTTGATGAATTCAAGAACGAGATCATTCTCATAGCAAAGCTTCAACATAGGAATCTTGTGAGATTACTTGGTTGTTGCTTTGAGGGTGAAGAGAAAATGCTTGTATACGAGTACATGCCTAACAAAAGCTTAGACTTCTTCATCTTCG ATGAAATGAAACAAGAGTTAGTAGACTGGAAACTTCGGTTTGCGATCATTGAAGGGATTGCAAGAGGGTTGCTTTATCTTCACAGAGATTCAAGATTGAGAATCATTCATAGAGATTTGAAAGTTAGCAATGTGTTGTTAGATGGAGAGATGAATCCAAAGATCTCAGATTTTGGTATGGCTAGGATCTTTGGTGGTAACCAAAATGAAGCTAACACGGTTCGCGTTGTTGGAACTTA TGGATACATGTCTCCAGAATACGCAATGGAAGGACTATTCTCGGTGAAGTCTGATGTTTACAGCTTCGGTGTCTTGTTGTTAGAGATCATAAGTGGGAAGAGGAACACAAGTCTTCGAGCTTCTGAACATGGAAGTCTCATTGGTTAT GCTTGGTTTCTGTATACACATGGGAGATCAGAGGAGCTTGTGGATCCAAAGATAAGGGCCACGTGCAATAAGCGTGAGGCCTTGAGATGTATACATGTGGCGATGCTATGTGTTCAAGACTCGGCTGCGGAGAGACCCAACATGGCTGCAGTTTTGTTGATGTTAGAGAGTGACACACCGACGCTACCTGTGCCAAGACAACCAACGTTTACTACTTCCACCAGAAGGAACTCCATGGATGTCAACTTTGCTCTTGATTCAAGCCAACAATATATTGTTTCCTCTAATGAAATCACTTCCACTGTTGTTCTTGGTCGATAG